Within Peromyscus leucopus breed LL Stock chromosome 7, UCI_PerLeu_2.1, whole genome shotgun sequence, the genomic segment AAGGTGGCAGGAATCTAAACTGACCTGGGCCAATGGAGATGGTGAGATGATGATGTTACCACTTGGAAACTCACTGGAGTAGCATGTTCATTTTGAGCTTAGGGCTTGAGATATGAAGAAGTTagaaaaatttcagaagaaaaagactGTTTATTATTTCAACCCAACAATGATATAACCATTAGAATAAGCTTAACAAAACCGTTCCAGATATAACagaataaagctttaaaaattggccaggcggcggtggtgcacacctttaatcccagcactcgggaggcagaggcaggtggatctctgtgactgcaagttcgaggccagcctggtctacagagtgagttccaggacaggttccaaagttacacagaggaactctgtctagaaaaagccaaaacaacaacaacaactacaaaaacaACGACAACAATAatgaagaaaagttttaaattatcAAAGGTAAGTCTGCTAACTAATCTCACAACCCCATATCCCTGGGCTTAGAGGTAGAATAGGCTCTCACAGTTAGATCTGAGTCAGTCTCGTCCTCTTCCCTGAAACCTCATACTTGAGACTAACATCACAACATTCTGGTACCCACCATCTCGGCACTATCCAGCCCTTACTTCTAGGGCAGTCACATCTCATTTCTTTGAGACTTAGCTAGCTCCCAGCTCACTACCACTTTCACcaactctttcttcctcagctCTAACATTTCTTGACTTTAACAGGAACTCAGACAACCCATCCGCTGTCTTTTCTGGGTTCTGCCACAACCTTGTCGGTTCAACCTTGGCCATGAGCTCCTGTGATCTCATCCTATTAAACTGTCATGCATAACCAACATAATCAATAATTCCAAACATTTTTATGTTCTATCTCCACTTCCTGCCTTTTCTCTAGTacacttgtttttattgtttctttaaacaGTTTTTAATTTGTCATTGTTATTAATGTGGGGGGGCAtggatggaggtcagaagacaacttaatGGTGTCAAGTCTGtcctttcatctttatgtggtttccggggattgaactcaggatgtcagaCTTGTACCCtttgggccatctcaccagccagcaTCGCTGTTACTTTGATTCCAACAAATCTTAGACCAGAACTGGACAACCTGTTCATCTCAATCCCTTTCCATCGGCATCAGCTTCTTTCCACACAGCTTCTTCACTTTACCAATTCATGACCCCACTTCCCTCCTTATTATCCCTAACCTGGCAGGGCCACTCACCAGGATGTTTCCTGTGTACATCCTCCCTCCCCTGACTCTCGCTGAGTGAGCTTGTTTGGCTCACTCACAGCCATGGTCAAAGGCAGCTTATCATATCTCCTGTACCTGTCCTCAGACAGCCAAATGAAATGACAAGGCCATGCAAAAGACTTTTAATTCATGACCACTAACCACGGTTGGCCTCTGCTATGTCCACTCTCACTGATAATTTTGCTTCCTATCTCTTGGAGAATAGGAAAGCAATCAGAAGAGAAGGGGCTCCTGTGGACTGCCAATACTCCTATGGGCTCAccatctccctctgtctctgaccctaaaTGCTGTACTTTGCCGTGTTTCTGTAGGCAAACCATCTGGTCCTAGTTAAGTGAATTCATTGACTTGTCCATCAGACCTCAGTTCTCCTGCTTGGGCACATTGCTCCTGacactcttccttctctgtgttacAATTTCCCCTTTCAATGACGATCTTAATGGCTCTATTAACATGAGTGGTTCACAACTTAATACCAAAATTTTCTTAATCTCACCTAATTTTCAACTATCTTACAACCACTCTCACCCCTATACCACTGAATTTCAGCAAGaccccactttctttctttctgtttttttcctgtaTCCACTCTAGTCATATTTAGCTTCCTCCAGTCTATCACATCTACTCTTAACAAGGTCAATAACAATGGCATCCCCATGACTACATTCAGACCCATCTCAGTCTTTATTTTAGTTATCTTAGTCCATTTGAACTGTTCCCACAGCTCTTGAGGCTGGGAAATCCAAGGAAGGGTGCTGGCAGAGTCAGTAGCGAGGGCTTCCTTCCTGGTTTATAGAAAGAATTGCATGACAGAAGAGCTCGAACAGCTATAGGGGGTTATTCCATAAGGCCACTAATCTCACTCTTGAGGGTCCCACCCTCATGACATGGTATGTGTGCATCAAAATGTCACCAAGAAGTATATCATTTTtgtatgaatattaaaaatgaataacttATTTTCTAACaataattttctgatttttcatgATTCAGCTTACTATTTAACTTATTTGTTGGCTTATTTGACCAATTTATCTTGTTTATTGTGTATCACCTCCACCAGAAAGTAAGCTCGCTGGAACTGATCTGAAATCCTTCTTTCTGAGGACTGGCTTTCACGGCAAGCTCCCAAGGAagagaagcaaccaacagtcctacccagctaggACGCCCATGAACCACAACAGTGACCGGCGTGGCACGACAACCCTAAGAGTGTAGTAATGGTGCACCTATGTTAgtggtaaccaatagctctcAAATCAAACAGAATTCaacacccactcaacaagagggaaatcatatcCGATACTGAAAACATAGCTAACTAACTACACCAGGCGAGCGAGGTTGTAGCTCTACAACTGCCGCTTTACTAAACTagtataatccctaactacactctAGATATTGTCCTTACGCCCACAGATAATTGtagtcctcccctcccctcaaggagGCATCTCTCTGCAGCAGACAGAGGtgattacagaaaaccacaacccaaATACAGAGTGGTGGAGCCCAGTCACAGCAGACAATCTACAATACAACTTCTGTACCTAAGGCCCAGGGCTCActgaagaagacagagcagaaagagtttaagagccagaggaacataGAGTTTTCTGTGTGAGACTGTCTCCTAAGAATGTGAGgagctatacccataaagtctcaccagcacAACCGCCTAACCATGAGCTGAATGCAAACAACAGTAGACATGCTAATGCAGACAGAAGATAGCTTCTTTtaaccttacacaaagaactacaggcaactcaggaatgctgagagtgggagaaatagtcttcccaaggaaagaacacaccaactggttatccaataccaaacagTTACCCTGAAAACATGTATATGCAAGTAATGTTGCATAGACTGAGAAagctgtatttatgtatatgtatacatacacacacgtatgtaactccaatttcaagggatctgacaccctgcccttttctgaattcCAAGGGTTATAGGCACGCATACTCTACACAGATATCAAACttgcatgcagacaaagcactcacacacataaaataaaataaataagtaagagcttggcatggtggtgcacacctttaattccagcactcgggaggtggaggcaggtggatctctgtgagtttgaggccagcctggtctacagagtgagttccaggatagctggggctgttacacagagaaaccttgtctcaaaaaaccaaaccaacaaaacaaacaaaaataaaataataaataagtaaaataatatttattatttatgtatatgtgtacactcttgtatgtgcatgtatgcatacatgcatgcatatactaGAACATGcattcagaggtcagaggacaatttgaaggagttgattctcttgttccaccatgtgggttctgcagtttgaactcaggtcatctgactTGGTAGGAAGAGCTTTACTGGATAAACCCTCTCCCAGGCCAACAATAAATTCTGAAAATTGCAGCAGAGGAGacaagcaagatggctcagtgagtacagACAACcgtcaccaagcctgacactctgagtttgatcccctgggGCATACATGATGTTAGGAGATAACCAGCTCCCATAGGTTGCCACCTGACGTCCTCAAATTTACCGTGGTGTGGTTCCTGCCACCCTCCAACATaggaataaaaatagtttttaaaaatgcttttaaggTCCGTCGCATAGGGAGGAGGAGGTGTCTTCCGGTCGGGCCGAGCTGGTAGCTGGGTTTGGTGAAGGACATCAGCTGCGGAATTTGTGATTTGGGCGAAGATAGAAGTCATGGCTGGTCCAGAAAGTGATGGCCAGTTCCAGTTCACTGGTATTAAAAAGTATTTCAACTCTTACACTCTCACAGGTAGAATGAATTGTGTACTAGCTACATATGGAGGCATTGCTTTGTTGGTCTTATACTTCAAGTTAAGGCCTAAAAAAACCCCAGCTGTGAAGGCAACATAAATGGATTTTGAAATGTCTGACCTCATCTGTTAGTCCCATGCCTGAAGAAGCTGATGTCAACTCATCATGTAATACTCAATTTGTACAATAAATTATgaacctggaaaaaaaatgcttttaaaaggggctagagaggggctggagagatggttcagtggttaacagcCTTTGTagctctggcagaggactggaattcagttcCCCGGGCCCACGTCAGGTagcacacaaccacctgtaactccatgtacacacatgcaatgaataattaatgtttttgtttaaatGCAGTTAGTCATGATGGTtgggaaatgaaagcaaaatcaAGAGTCAGAGCACCTTTCTTCTAGAAgatcagggttcaattccaagcacccacatgacagctcacaaccatctttaactcagTCCtagggtatccaatgccctcttttttggcactgcatgcacatggcacacaggcacacatgtaggcaaaacacccaaacacattaaaacaacaacaacaataataaaaggaTCAGctgttcaaggccatctttggttATATAGCCAAGtctaaggccagtctgagctacatgtgCTCAAAGAAACCTaataagagaaattaaaataaaaaaaggaatttatCTTAGCAGGGTGTGGTGGAACACCCTTCCAACTCTAGCAAAAGGAGTAGGAGTTTGAAATTAACCTGTGCGACACAGCAAGACCTGCCACAAAACAaacagctgggcctggtggtgcccGCCGTAATCTCGGCACCTGGAGAATGAGCAGGAAGATTTCAGTCTAGCCTGATCGACACAGTAAGAGCATGCATCAAAAGTCCAGTCCAGACAGACatagcagcacacgcctttaatcccagcactcgggaggcagaggcaggttgatctctgtgaattcgaggccagcctgggctacagagtgagttctaggacagccaggactattgcacagagaaaccctgtctccaaaaacaaaacaaaacaaaaaaacccaaccaaccaaataaacaaacaccccCTCCtccaagcaacaacaacaatccaaagcaaacaaaattacAGAATAAGAAAGATTTACCCTGCagataaacatatatgtatgcagagacatatgtgtatgtgtatgaagttTATTTGCAGCACTGTCTGCAAAGcacaaatgcaaaaataaactaaatatgcCTAAGTTGGAGACTGATTGTAAGTGCATGGTACATCTGTGCACTAGACTGCATAATACGATGGTATTCAGGTTCCCAAAGGATAATGATATATGTGCTTAGATGCTTTTTTAAAACTCTGGAAGAAGGATTAACAATGTAGGGAATGCAGTTCCACTCTGCCCGGCCTTTGTTACATCTGCACTGAGATGTGCACACGTCTGCCCAGGTGCCTTCCGATGACTTCTGGACTTGGCCGGGTGTATATGGCAGAGTGTGTCCCTGCAGGGCCCTCCGTGGGAACCCTGTAGAGAAAGGGATACTCTTAggctagggggtgggggtggggaggctggctTATTATCTCAGCAGCTACAGGGTCTCAGCCAAGAAACTCTGGCTCCTGCCAAGGGCGGCTCCTGCTGTCTTGCCTGCCAGCTGGGTGCTGCTCTTTGCTCTCTGATTCCCCCCCTCCTGTTAGCTCTCTGGCCCCTGCTGGCTGGGTCACTGGCCCCTAGAATCATCATTCTGAAGTAAGCAATCCTGCTGGGCCGTTCTGGGCATAGCctagtgggggtggggcagctgtTAGGTTCGCGTGTCCCTTccccccacaaacacatacacccacacatatgtTCAATGGTTATCAATGTCCTGGGAAGAGgtccaggaagagagagtgatggGAGTCTGCGGGCTCTCGGGGGATGTAAGCAGacaaggggtgtgtgtatgtgtgtatgtgtaacaaggagaggcagaggcaatagTCAGTgtgagattgggggggggggttagacaaggccgtgtgtgtgtgtgtctgtgtgtctgtgtgtctgtgtgtctgtgtgtgtgtctgtgtgtgtgtctgtgtgtctctctctgtgtgtgtgtgtgtgtgtgtgtgtgtgtgtgtgtgtgtgtgtcagtcaaggagaggcagaggcagtaatCAGTGTGAGATTGGGGGGGTTGTCCTCACACTGCCCTCTTGGGCAATCACATGCCAGCAGCTTCAACCACTACCAGCTGCCATATGGGCTTTGGACCACCAAGAAAGCCTTCCCATATGGCCCCCAGCTTGGTCACTAAAAATTCCCAGCCACATTCTCTGGCCTTTGTGCTGGCACCAGGCCAACACAAGTTAGCCTGGGGTACTATTCTCTtgtctgattctctctctctctctctctctctctctctctctctctctctctctctcgattccCCAAAGACCACTCTACGTAGGATTCCTGTAGGTATGACACAATCACTTCCTTAGCCCGGTCCCCAAAATGAAACCCTGAGGAAGAACTACTTGTCTTCCATATCTACCTCACCAACCCCTGATCCATGCTCTCTCCTGTGGCTCTCCCAGTGAACACACACTTCTTTCCCTGGTGGTCAGAACCCCGCCAGGACTCTACAGACTCCACCTTCCCACCTCCTTGCCCCTTGTCACTTCCTCTGCTTTGCTATCCCCCTTTTCTAAAGTTCAACTTACACCCTACTGGCAAAAGAAGTTCCTGACAGAATATAAAGGAGAGCCCCTCAGCTGGGTAcggtacatgcctgcaatcccagcactcgggaagtgaggcaagagttcaagatcatccttgaaggtcttggctacatgagagcctgtctcaacaaacaaacaaaacagaaaaggagctGCTTGAAATTCACCTCTGGCTCTCCCTTCAGACCAAGGTGGAAGCTTATAAATCAAAGGCACACATGTACCCCTTCCCAAGGGCAGTACACAGGCAGTGTTTCGGGTGCCTGCAGGGCACCACAGCTTAGGACATGGAGGTGGGAATATTGCTGCCCACCTCAGCTAAGCAAGAGGCAAAAGCTAGAGTTGTGGTCATTTGGGTTGCAGGCTGGTGTGAGGAGGCAAACAGGAGGCACACCCTTTGCACACCCGCCTTTGGGAGCAGCCCACAGAGTAGCTGCACTTGAGAAGGtaaaggggccgggcggtggtggctcacgcctttaatcccagcactcgggaggcagaggcaggcggatctctgtgagttcgaggccagcctgggctacagagtgagttccaggacaggctccaaagctacacagagaaaccctgtcttgaaaaactgggggggggggggggaggaaggaaggaaggaagaaagaaaggaagaaaggaagagagagagaaaaggtaaaGGGCTAATTTTCTGGCTGCTCTGGGACCAGAGTAAcaagagagggaaatggaggaggtcTGCGGAATTGCTGGACGTGTGACCTCTATTTGGGCCGTCTTTTCTCACTCTGAGTCCCATCTCTGCCAGAGGAGAATCTCTGGGGACCCTGGtggatggggaggtggaggaaggagatggaagaaacGTGTGATATGGACGAGGTaacttcatcttcttcctctaaCCCTCGTTTGTCTTGAGATCTGGGCTGGTTTTCTGAGAAGAAGTAATAATCTAGAGATACTAACAAACACAGAGAAGGCAAGAGTGGAGAAAGACAAGCAGGGAAATAGGGaggtttttaaaagttaatttaaaaaacgagagagagagagagagagagagagagagagagagagagagagagagagagagagagagagagagagagagagagagagagagagagagagagagagagagaatggagagaggcGAGGCGAGATTCAC encodes:
- the LOC114684008 gene encoding ATP synthase membrane subunit DAPIT, mitochondrial, which codes for MAGPESDGQFQFTGIKKYFNSYTLTGRMNCVLATYGGIALLVLYFKLRPKKTPAVKAT